DNA from Longimicrobiales bacterium:
ACCACGCACGAATGGAAGTGCAGGACCGGGATGGCTGGATCGAGTACAGCAGTTACCGGAGGGAGGGCAATGCTGCGTTCGAGGGGCGCTACCGCCCGATGGGGACGAGCTTCGAGCCCCGGTACGGCACGCTCGAGCACTTTCTGACGGAGCGGTACGCGCTGTTCACCGTACTGCGCAACGGCTGGGTCCTGCGCGGCGACATCCACCACGTGCCCTGGCGGCTGCAGCGTGCGGAGGCCGAGATCGGGCTGAACACCGTGCCCGCAGCACACGGCATCACTCTCCCCGACGTGGCGCCGCTGCTGCATTATTCGGAGCGGCAGGACACACTGATCTGGGCTCCCGAGCTGGATGATGCACGCCCGAGCTGAGCACCCGACGCAGCTGACGCTCGTTCAACCGTCTTTCATCGACCAGGCGTTCTCACGCACCGCCGGCGTCCGGCGCAGCGAGGGCAACGCCGTGCGTGTGCTCAACAACGCGGCGGAGAACTATCCCGCCTGGCTGGACGCGATCGCCGCGGCGCAGCGTTACATCTACTTCGAGAGCTACATCCTGCGCGATGACAGCAGTGGCCGAACGTTTGCCGATGCGCTCATGGCCAGGTCCCGTGCGGGTGTCGTGGTCCGCGTCGTCTACGACTGGCTCGGGGCGATCGGCAAGACTGCGCCGGCATTCTGGCGCGCGCTGCGCGAGGCGGGCGTGGACGTGCGGGCATTCAATCCGTTCCAGGCGCTGCGGCCGTTCGCGTGGGTGCACCGCGACCATCGCAAGTCGCTCGTGGTGGATGGCGACGTCGCGTTCGTGACGGGGCTGTGCGTCGGCGATGAATGGGTCGGCAACGCGGCGCGCGGCATCGCTCCCTGGCGTGATACAGGGGTGGAGCTGCGAGGGCCCGCTGTGTCCCAGGTCGAGGATGCGTTCGCGCGCATCTGGTCACTGGCCGGGGAGCCGATCCCGGCCGGCGAGCGTGTCGACCCGGAGCTGACCCTCGCCGGCGATGTGGCACTCCGGGTGGTCGCGAGTGAGCCGGTGCGTGGTGCGCTGCTGCGCTTCGATCAGCTGCTCGCGTCCGCGGCACGCCGCACCCTGTGGCTGACCGACGCGTACTTCGCGGGGATGCCGTCCCACGTCGAGGCGCTCCGGTCCGCCGCGCTGGACGGCGTGGATGTGCGACTGCTGGTCCCCGGCACGACGGACATTCCGATCATGCGCGCGTTCTCGCGCGCGGGCTACCGGCCGCTGCTCGAGGCGGGCGTGCGCGTGTTCGAGTGGAACGGGCCGATGATCCACGCCAAGACGGCCGTTGCAGACGACCAGTGGGCGCGCATCGGCACGAGCAACCTCAACGTGGCGAGCTGGCTCGGGAACTACGAGCTGGACGTGATCGTGGAGGACCCGCGCGTTGCTGCCGCCATGAGCAGGCAGTACCTCGCCGACCTGGAGAACGCGACCGAGATCCTGCTGCGCGAGCGACGGCGTCTCCCGCGACGCGACGGGCAGGTCGTGCGCGCGCCCGGCACCGTGGGCAGCGCGGGACGGGCCGCGGCGGGTGCGCTGCGCGTGGGCAACACGGTCACCGCCGCAGTCACCAACCGGCGCGTGCTCGGGCCTCCCGATGCGGGGATCGTTTCGGGCGTCGGTGTCGTGCTCGTCGGCCTTGGCGCCGCGGCGCTGCTGTGGCCGCGCATCGTCGCAATTCCCGCCGCCGTCATAACGGGCTGGATCGGCGTTGCGCTCTTTGCGCGCGGCGTCCGTCTCTGGCGCTCGCGCCGCCGGCAGCCGCCGGTGCCCCATCCCCGGCCCCCTGATCCGTGACCCGCTCGGGCCCAGATCGAAGGACAGCCCGCGGCAGGGCCACCGGACTCACGAACCCGTCTCCACCCGGGTTTGCGCGGGAACGCGCGTTGCATGCTTGAGGGTGCGCGTAACCCCCAGCAGGGAGAGACTTTATGAATACGAAGCGGCCCCGGTTTTCGGTCCTGAGTGCACTGCTCGTCGTTCCGGCACTCGCCGCATGCGGCAGCTCGACGGCGACCACGGCCGTCGGCGCAGGCGCCGCAGCGGCGGCGGCGATCGCATACAATGACCGCGGTGCGACGTCGAACCTCGATGCCTCTGTCGGCGACATTGCGAACGCGACGACGGAAGCGTTCACTGCACTCGGCATCACGCTGACGGAACGCAAGACGGAGGACGATGGTATCGAGGTGCAGGGCACGGAGGGCGAGTGGAAATACGTCGTAGACATCGAACGCGATTCCGGCGATACACTGTCGGAGGTCGAGGTGACGGTCAGCAAGGACGTCGCCGACTACAGCCAGGACCGCGCGGAAGAACTGTTGCGCGCGATCATGCAGCGACTCTGACCGCACGCGGCGCCGGTTGCGGCCGGCGCCGCACAGCCGTGCAGGCATGAGCAGAGGACCGATGATGGAGCGGCCCTCCGCGTGGCGAGTCGCCATCGCGTTCGTGCTGACCACGCTCATCCTCCTCGTGATCGTTCCGTCCGTCGTGCAGCAGCGCGTCACCGCCCTTCGTTCACAGATCACACTCTCCGAACCGGCACGTACGCTGGTCATGCAATGGCAGTTCGATCTGGTGCGTGAGATTGCCGCACTGAACCAGCTGCTGCTCACCGGCGACAGCGTGCAGGTCACCATTTACGACGAGGCGTTTGCGGACGAGCAGCGCATCAGCGAACGCCTGGGGGAGATGGTCCAGGCACTGGGGCAGGATGTCCAGGCGCAGTTCATCGAGGCGCGCACACTTGCCGACCAGTGGCATGCGCGCGTCAACGAGGACGTGGTGCTGAGCGCGGACGCCGTGCAGCAGCCGGATCTGCTGCAGGGGGAGAGCCAGCTCTTCGTGCAGACGATGCGTAGCGTCTGGGAGGTGGACGAATCGATCCGGGACTTCACGGCTGAGGTGCGCCTCGACATCGCTTCCGCGGAACGGTTGGGGCTGGTGTTCACGGTCGCGCTGGGGCTGCTCGCGCTGGTCGCCGCCGGCGCGGTGATCGCGATCGAGATGCGTGTGCGCAGGCTGGCTGCCGTGGCCGACTATCGGCGTGCGGAAGCGGACGCGGCGCTGCAGGAGACGGAACGGCTTGCCGATGCGCGGACGCGGCTGTTACGGGGCATCACGCATGACGTGAAGAACCCGCTTGGTGCCGCGAAGGGGTACGCGGAGCTGCTGGGCATGGAGATCAAGGGGCCGCTCACGGACGGGCAGCGGCCGCTGGTGGAGGGGATCGAGCGGTCAGTCGACAGCGCTCTCTCGATCATTGCCGATCTGCTCGATCTCGCCCGCGCGGATTCCGCGGTGACCTTGCGTCGTGAGCAGGTGGAGGTTGCAGCGCTGTTGCGGGAAGCGGTGGCAGATCATCGGGCGACGGCCGTGCACACCGGACACGAGATCGAGGCGATCCTGTGCGACGAACCACTGATCGCCCACACGGATCCGATTCGCCTGCGACAGGTGCTGGACAACCTGCTGTCGAACGCGTTGAAGTACACCCCGGCCCCCGGCCGGATCGAGGTGCGCACGCGCGTCGTGCGCGATCTCGGCACGGAGCGGCCCGGGGAGTGGCTCGTCGTGGAGGTGGCGGACAGCGGCCCCGGCATTCCGCCCGAGCACCGCGACGCGATCTTCGACGAGTTCACGCGCCTGCACGACAACTCGCCGATCCGGGGGCACGGCCTGGGGCTGCCGACGGCGCGCGCCCTGGCCCGTCAGCTGGGCGGTGATCTTACGATCGAAGACTCGGTCGAGGGCGCGACGTTCGCGATCTGGATCCCGCAGCGCGACGAGGCGGCGCCGGCGGGATCACGCGATCGCCGCCGGTCCGCCACAGTCGGTTAGCCGCGCGGCACCAGCTTCCAGAGCTCGCCGTTGTCCTCGTCGGTGACGATGTAGAGAGCGCCGTCCGGACCCTGGCGCACATCACGGATGCGCTGTCCGCGATCATGCAGCAGGTGCTCCTCGCCGGTGACGCGCTCGCCTTCGACTTCCAGGCGGACCAGGCGGGCGCTCGCCATCCCCCCGATGAACAGGCTGTTCTGCCAGCGCGGGAACAGCTCCCCGGTGTACCACTGCGCACCGGACGGCGCGATCACGGGATCCCAGTAGTAGACAGGCTGCGTGAAGCCCTCCGGAGCCGGTGATGAGCCCGCGATCGGGTCGCCGCGATACTCGATGCCGTAGGCCTGGACGGGCCAGCCATAGTTGACGCCGGGGCGGATGAGGTTGAGCTCGTCGCCGCCGCGCGTGCCGTGCTCGATGAGCCACAGGCGGTCCTGCGGATCGAACGCCAGCGCCTGGATGTTGCGGTGCCCGTACGACCAGATCTCGGGCTGTGCGCCCTCCCGGCCCACGAAAGGATTGTCCTGCGGCACACTGCCATCCGCGTTGATGCGCATGACCTTGCCCAGGTGGTTGTCCAGCTCCTGGGCGTGGTGGCGCATGTCGGCGACCGAGCGGTCGCCGGTCGTGATGTAGAGTGTACCGTCGGGGCCGAAGGCGAGCCGTGAGCCGAAATGTGCCCGGCCGTCATACGTCGGTTCAACCCGGAAGATCACCTGGACCTGGCTGACGCTGGATCGGTCGTCCGAGAGCACGCCGCGGGCGACGGCGGTGCCGTTGCCACCCTCACGCGGCTCGGCGTAGCTCCAGAAGATCGTGCGGTCTTGCTGGAAGGTGGGGCTGAGCGCAACGTCGAGCAGCCCGCCCTGCCCGCGCGCGTCCACGCGCGGCAGCCCCGTGATCGGCTCGCTCACAGTCCCGCTCGCCGAAACCACACGCATCCGGCCGGGTCGCTCCGTCACGAGCAGGCTGCCGTCGGGTAGCGGCTCCACGGCCCATGGATGCTCGAGTCCGCTGGCGATCACCTCGACATCGAATGCGACACCGGAACGAACGCCGCAGGTCCGTGTCTGACCTTCGAATGCGGGCTGCTGATCCGGCGCGTTCGGGTCGTTCGTCTCCAGCGGCACACACTGCGACTCGGCGGCAGGCGCATTCTGCGCGCTTTCGGCGCCGCTCGCCCCGTCCTCCAGTTGCTGTCCGCACCCGAACAGGAGCGCGAGACCGGCGGCAAGGTGGGGAGCAGCGTTGCGGTTTCGTACCATGAGACCTCTCGCAGGAAAGCTGGTCATGTTGTCAGCGGGTCGTTCAGAACGTCATACGCCGGGACCGAAACCGCCAGTGCTGCAACGCTGTCACGCGGTATCCGCCCCTGCGGGGGCTTGTCCCGGCGCGGGAAAGCCGCGAGCGTTCCCTGACTCCCCGACGAACCCGACCCCTGTGCAATGACACGGCACCAGAAGATCGCCGCGACCGCGGCCGCGACCGTTCTCCTCGTACTGCTGCTCCTCCTGGCGCTGCCGCTGCTGTTCGGCGGCCGGATCGAAGGGCACGTGCGCACCATGATCGCGCGCAACCTGAATGCGGACGTGAGCTGGCAGGACGCCAGCGTCAGCCTGCTGCGTGGTTTCCCGCATGCGACGCTGCGCCTCGAGCGGCCGGAGATCGTCGGCCATGAGCCCTTTGCCGGCGACACGCTGCTTGCCGCCGACGGCATCGGTGTCGTGCTGGATCTCGGCAGCGTGCTGCGCGTGGTGCGAGGGACGGGTGCTCTCGAGATCCGCTCGATCACCGTCGATCGGCCGCGCGCCCGTCTGCTCGTGCTGGAGGACGGGACGGCCAGCTGGGACATTCTGCGTGCGCAGGAAGGCACACAGGAGACGGAGGAGCGGGCACTGGCGCTGCAGCTTCGCTCGCTGGAGCTGCGCGACGGGGCCGTCGTGTTCGAGAACCGGCAGTCGGGCCTGCATGCGCGGCTCAATGGCATCCGGCACGACCTGGGCGGCGATTTCACGAGCGAGCGGTTCACGATCGACGCGAGCCTTCACGCGGACAGCGCGAGCATCGAGTTCGCCGGCATGCCCTACGTGAGCAACGTCGAGCTGGAGCTGAAAACGAAGCTGGACGCCGACCGCTCCGCGCAGCGCATTACCCTTTCGGATGCAGGCCTGCGCCTCAACCGCCTGGTCCTCGCCTTCGGCGGATCCGTCGCTGCAGCGGGTGACGACGTCGCGCTGGACCTGGCGTTTCAGACGCCCGGCACGTCATTCGGCGACATCCTGTCGCTGGTGCCGGCGGTGTACGCGAACGACTTCGCGGCGCTGCAGGCATCCGGGCGGATGCGCGTCGACGGATTCGTGCGCGGGGCGTATGGACCGGCATCATTCCCGTCGTTCGCACTGAATGCGACGGTAGACGAGGGTCGGTTCCGCTACCCCGACCTGCCGCTGCCGGCGCGCGAGATCGGTGCTTCACTCGTGATCACCAATCCCGGCGGCCACGCGGACAGCACCGTGATCGCGCTGGAGCGCTTTCACATGGTGATCGGCAGCGATCCGGTGGATGCGTCCTTCACACTGCGCACGCCCGTGTCCGATCCCCAGCTCGATCTGCGCGCCGCGGGCACACTCAGGCTCGACGACCTGGCCGGCACCGTGAAGATGCCGGACGTCGAGCAGCTCGCCGGCGTGGTAACGGCTGACGTCGCGGTGCGGGCACGCTACTCCGCGCTGGACACCGGCAATTTCGAGCAGGTGGATGCGAGTGGAACGGTGGCGGCGTCGGGTGTTGCAGTGCGCACGGCGACGCTGCCGCACCCCATCCAGGTGCAGGAAGCGCGGCTGCAGCTCTCGCCGCAGCACGCGGAGCTGACGTCGTTCCGCGGCACACTGGGCAGCAGCGAGGTCCGCGCGGACGGACGGCTGGACAACCTGCTCGGCTTCGTGCTGCGTGACCAGGAGCTGCGGGGGCGCGCCAGCGTACGCAGTCCGCGCTTCGACCTCAACGAATGGCGCTCGGAGCAGGAGGACCGCGAAGTCATTCCGGTTCCGGCTGGTATCGACTTCACGCTGGATGCCGCTGCGGAGGAGCTGGTGTTCGGCCCTGTCGAGTACACGGATGCACGGGGCGCAGTGCACATCCGCGATCAGCGGATCACGCTGGACGGGTTTCGCATGAACATGCTCGGCGGCTCGGCCGTTGCCAGCGGCTGGTACGAGACGGTGCGGCCGGACTCGCCCTCGTTCGACGTGCAGCTCCGGGTCGAGGAGATCGATATCCCCTCGGCATTCGCATCGCTCAACACGGTGAAGGTGCTCGCTCCGATCGCGGAGTACGCGCAGGGGCGCGTGTCCGCGGACGTGCGGCTGAACGGCGCCATGGGCACGGACATGATGCCATTGTACGAGGCGCTCACGGGTCTGGGCTCGTTCGAGACGTCGCAGCTCGTGATCAGCGGGTTTCCCGCGTTCGCGCTGCTGAGCGACAGGCTGAACGTGAGCGCCCTCGAGCAGCCCGCGCTGAACGCGATCGCGTCGTCCTTCGAGATCCGCGGCGGGCGACTGCACGTCCAGCCGTTCGACGTCGGCATCGCCGGCGCGAAGCTGCACGTGGCCGGCTCCAACGGCATCGACCGCTCACTGGACTACGACCTGCAGCTCGAGCTGCCGCGGAACCTGCTGGGCAGCGATGCGTCGCCGATTCTGGCCAGCCTCGGCGCCGACGCATCACGGCTGGGCATCGACCTGTCGAGTGCCCAGCGCATCGCACTTGGGATCGACCTGGGCGGGACCGTCAACGATCCGACGATCGACACACGGCTTGCAAACGTCGCCGAGAGCGTCACTGGCGGGGTCGAGCAGGCGCTGCGCGACGTCGCAACGGAACGCCGCGAGGCCGCAGCCGAGCGGATCGACTCCGCGGCCGCTGCGCGTGCGGCCCAACTGGTCGCGGAGGCGGAGCAGCGTGCGGAGCAGGTCCGCGAGGAGGGACGCAGGCTCGCCGAACAGGTGCGGAGCGAGGGACATGCGCGGGCGGACTCACTGGAGGCGCGCGCGTCGAACCCCGCGACGCGCATTGCCGCCCGCACCGCCGCGGCGAAGCTGCGGCAGGAGGCGGACGAATCGGCGGACCGGATCATGGCGGAGGCCGATGCGCGCGCCGAGTCGATCGTCGCCGAGGCGCGGCGCAACGCGGAGGCCGTGCAGGGGTGAGCCGCCCGCGGCAGGGTCGCCCTGCGACGCCGTGCGCCGCGGCTGCCAGGCCTGCGTGTGCGCTTCTCGTCGCGCTTTCGGCCGGCTGCGCGACGTCCGCAGCGGCGCCCGGCATCGCAGCGGATGCGTGCACCGCCGCCGCGACGTCCGCGGCGCCCGCCATCCGCATCGCCGTGGGCGACCGCATCGACCCGCGCAACGCACCGGTTCCGACGAACAGCGACGAGCGACTGCTGTTCGCCCAGATCTATGAAGCACTCCTCCGCGTCGACTGCAACGGTGCACCGGTACCGGCGCTCGCAGAGTCGTGGTCCGCTTCGCCCGATCGGCTGACGTGGAGCTTCCGGCTGCGCCAGGGGATCCGTTTCTCGGATGGCACGCCGCTCGACGCGGCCGCAGCCGCGACATCCTTGTCGACTTCGAACCTGCCGGCGCTCGCCGCGGTTGCCGCAGCCGGTGAGCAGGAGCTGCACGTGCGGCTGAACGAGCCGCAGAACGCCTTCTTCTTCGCGCAGCCCGCGCTCTCCGTCACACGGGTCACCGGAGCGGGCGCCTGGCCGGTCGGCACCGGCGCGTACCGGCCGGAGCCGGACACGCGCGGCCTGCGGCTCGTGCGGACGCAACCGGATCCCGCCGCACCGGATACACTCCGCGCCGTACGCGTCCCGGGCGATGATCCGCGCGGCGCACTCGACTCGGGCGTCGACCTGCTCATGACAGCGCATGCGGCGACGATCGCGTATGCGCGGCTTCTCGCTGAGTATGCAGTCCGACCCCTGCCGTGGAACCGCACCTATGCCCTGGTGTCGCCGGCGGGAGAGGGCTCCATCCTTCCGGAGGAATCCGAGCGGGAGTCGCTGGCGCGGGATGCGGCGGCAACCGGAACGCGCGCGGCGGGCATGACCTCACCGGCATGGTGCACCACTGGCGCCGGGAGTGTGTCGTCTCGACCGGCGGCTGCGACCGTCGCGTACCCGCGCGGCGACGACATCGCGAGGGGCATGGCGGAACGCATTGCGGCACTGTCGTGGCCGGTGGACCGCACGCCGACGTGGCTGCGCATGCTGTTGCCGCCCACCGTCAGCGCACCGTTGACCGCGCGAGCCGTCGATGCCGATGCGCTGCTGGAAGAGATGCGTGCCGGAGCGGGCGGGCTGTTCGTCGTCGCCATGCGGCACTGCAGTGGAGCGGACCCCGCATACTCCGCTGTTGCCGCCGCGGGACTGCGCACGACGCCTCTCGTGGACGCGCGCGATCACCTGGTCCACCGCGCCGGCATCGGCAGCATCACCACCGACGCAGCAGGCACACCCCGGTTCGGCCCAGTGCGATGAGTGTCCGCACGCGAATTCTGCTCGCAAGCGTGGCGGCAGCGGCTGTCCCGCTGCTCGTCTTCGCGATCGGCGCCCGGCGCGAGGTCGCGGAGCGGCTCGGTGCGCAATACCAGGCGCGCGTGGACGGCGCCGTCGAAGTCATCCGCGCTGACCTTGCAGGGATTGCCGTCGACCTCGACGCGCGGCTCGCGGCGCTCGGCTCAGCGATCGTCGACGATGCGGCCGTACGCGCGGCGCTGATGCAGGAGGGCCGCGCCGGCGGATTGCGCGATTATGCGACGCGCGTGATGCCTGCGGCAGGCCTGGACTACCTGCTGCTGCTCGATGCCGAGGCCACGGTTCTGAGCTCGGGCCATTTCCGCAATGACTACGGACGCCGTGCCTCGGCCCTGCGTGACGCAGGATCGAGCGGCCCCATCCTGGTGCAGGCGCGACGCGCCTCGGGACGCTTTCTGGCGCTGGCGCGCGTGCACCGCTTCACCATCGCAGGGCGCACGTTCCTGCTGGCCGGTGGCATCGAGGTCGACAGCGCTTTCGTGCGGAGACTCGCACGGGACGAGTCCGGTACACTGGTCGTAACCCTGTCGCACCCCGGAGGCGAGCTCGCATCCGCTGCGGTGTCAGCAGGTGGCGGTGATTTCCTGGAAGACGTTTCGACGCCGTTCGTGGACGACATCGGCACCGCGGGGGATTCGCCGGGCGCGCGCGAACCGGTTGCGACGTGGACGATCCGGCACTCGACCGCGCCCCTGGCGGTGATCCGGCGCGGCATGGATGCCTGGCTGCTTGCTGCAATCGTTGCCGCCGTCCTGCTTGCGATCCTGATTGCGCGTGTGCTCGCGGCGCGCGTGAATCGACCACTGGAGGAGCTGGCGGCGCGCGCGCGTCGCATCGATCTCGAGCGACTCGACACCAGCTTCGCGACGCGGCGCTTCGACGAGGTCGGCTCGCTGGCTCGCGTGCTGGATGCAATGGTGCAGCGGCTGCGCGCGAGCGCGGCAGAGCTGCGCAGCGCCGAGCGCCGGGCCACCGTCGGCGACATCGCGCGCCAGGTGAACCACGATATCCGGAACGGCCTGCTCCCGATCCGCAACGTGATCCACCACCTCGACGAGGTGGCGCACGAGTCGCCTGCCGACCTGTCCCGGGTGTTTGCGGAGCGGGCACCGACGCTCCGCTCCGGCGTCGGCTACCTCGAGAAGCTCGCCACCAGCTATGCGCGGCTCACACCGGCGGCTTCGCGTGTTCCGGTCGACGTCAACGACGTCATCCGCAGTGCCGTCGACTCCACGCGGGCGGTCACGCTGCGGCTCGCCGCCGCACCGCTCGTCGTGTCGGCGGATCCCGTGTCGCTGCGACGCGTGGTCGAGAACCTGGTCGTGAACGCACTCGACAGCATCGGCAACGGCAGCGGCACCGTCACGGTCACGACGGCTGCCGAAGTCACTGCCGACGGCTCACGCGTCGTGATCAGCGTGGCCGACACGGGCAGCGGCATTGCGCCCGACGATCTCGACCGCATCTTCGACGACTTCCACACGACCAGGCCGCACGGCACGGGGCTCGGACTCTCGATCGTGCGGCGGCTCGTCAATGACATGGGCGGGCGGATCCGCGTCGCGAGTGAGCCGGGTCGCGGCGCGACCTTCCGCATCGAGCTGCCGGAGGCGGGGTGAGCGAACGCATCCTGATCGTAGACGACGTCGCCGCGATGGCCGAGCAGTACGCATACGACCTGCGCCGCCTCGGGGGCTACCGCACCCGTACCGTCGCCAGCGGCCGGGATGCGATCGCTGCGCTGGTCGAGGAGGACGTCGACTGCATGATCCTGGACCTCGAGATGCCGGGCATGGACGGGTTCGAGGTGCTGCGCACCATGCGCGAGCGCGGCCTGGACGTGCCCGTCATCGTCTATACCGGGACCGGCGACTTCGACCGCTGTGTGCAGGCGGTGCGGCTGGGCGCCTGGGGCTTCATCGACAAGGCCGAGCCGATGCAGCGTGTCGTGCAGGAGGTGCGCAACGCCCTCGAGCGCGGCCGGCTCGAAGGCGAGGTCAAGCGGTTGCGGGCGCGCGTGGAGGGGGAGAGTTCGCTGATCGGAGACGGCAGCGCCATGCGACGTCTGCACGACGAGATCCGTCGCCTCGCACCGATCCCCAGTCCCGTCCTCATCCTCGGCGAAAGCGGATCCGGCAAGGAGCTCGTCGCCCGCGACCTGCATCGCCTCGGCACCGAGCCGAAGGCGCCGTTCGTCGCATTGAACTGCGCGGCCCTGCCCGAGTCCCTCGTGGAAAGCGAGCTGTTCGGCCATGAGAAGGGCGCCTTCACCGGCGCGGACCGCGCGCGCCGCGGTGCGTTCGAGCTCGCCGGGCGGGGTACGCTCTTCCTGGACGAGATCGGAGAGCTGCCGCCCGCCGCACAGGCAAAGCTGCTGCGCGCGCTCGAGGCCCGCGAGATCACCCGGCTCGGCGCCGAACGAACCACGCCGGTCGAAGCGCGCGTCGTCGCCGCCACGCATCGTGACCTCGAGGCCGACGTCGCCGCAAAGCGATTCCGCCAGGACCTCTACTACCGCCTCAACGTGCACGTGCTGCGCGTACCCGCGCTGCGCGAGCGCTCGAGCGACGTCCCCCTCCTCGTCGATCATTTCCTGCGTTCCATCTGTGAGCGCTTCGGCATGCGCACGAAGCGGATCGACGACGAGGCACTCGCTCTCCTCCAGCGCTACGACTGGCGTCGCAACAACGTTCGCGAGCTGCGCAACATCGTCGAGCGGCTCGTCATCGCCGCGGACGACGACCTCATCCTCGCCGAGCACGTGCCGCCCGAGATCGTTGCCCCGGAAGGAAGCGAGTCGCCCACGTTGCAGGCGCGCCGCGCGGAGGCAGAGCGGCAGATCATCGTCGATGCACTCGACCGCAACGGGTGGCACATCACGAATACCGCCCGCGAGCTGGGACTGGCGGATCATGCAAGTTTGCTGAAGGTCATGCGGCGACTTCGCATCGAGCGGTCGTGAATCCCTGATATTTTCAACCACAGAGAACACGGAGCCCACGGAGTATTCCCCGAGTGCAGCCCGCGCACATCGGCCGCATGGCTTCGAGTACACGCAGACATGCCGTGGTAGAGCGTTATCAGCCGTCTCAGTTTGTTCTCTGTAGCTCTGTGTCCTCCGTGGTTAACCGATGTCATACGTGTCCATGCGGACACATCAGTCGCTGAGCCACGTGTCCGGGAGTACACGAAATCGACCTGGCCGGACCTCCGATCTCCGCCTCCGGATCTTCATAATCATCACGGACACAACGACATACAGCTGACCGGGCAGCTCCTTCCCGGAACGGTCGCACGCTTGCCTTTCCCTGGCGCCGCTGGACAACGCGAACCGCGCCGAGGGCGCACGAACAGGGGAGGAAGACATGCGGATCACGCACTTCAACGGGATGAACGGAATCGCCGCAGCACTGACGCTCGCGGGGACGGTGCTGGCCTGCGACGGCGGTGAGTCGGTGCCACGTGAGCGGCGGGTGGCAGCGGCCGCGCCCGTCTCGCAGCCGGTCACCGCCACGCCGGTGATGGATGTCGACACCATCGAGAGCGCGACACCCACCGTAACGGTGCCGGAGAACGTCACGTACTCGGACGCGGAGGCGGTGTACCACGCGGGGCGCTACGTCGACGCGACGGAGATGTTCGGTGTGTACACGACGACGCATCCCGGGAACGGCTGGGGTCACTACATGCTCGGGCTGT
Protein-coding regions in this window:
- a CDS encoding phospholipase D-like domain-containing protein; its protein translation is MMHARAEHPTQLTLVQPSFIDQAFSRTAGVRRSEGNAVRVLNNAAENYPAWLDAIAAAQRYIYFESYILRDDSSGRTFADALMARSRAGVVVRVVYDWLGAIGKTAPAFWRALREAGVDVRAFNPFQALRPFAWVHRDHRKSLVVDGDVAFVTGLCVGDEWVGNAARGIAPWRDTGVELRGPAVSQVEDAFARIWSLAGEPIPAGERVDPELTLAGDVALRVVASEPVRGALLRFDQLLASAARRTLWLTDAYFAGMPSHVEALRSAALDGVDVRLLVPGTTDIPIMRAFSRAGYRPLLEAGVRVFEWNGPMIHAKTAVADDQWARIGTSNLNVASWLGNYELDVIVEDPRVAAAMSRQYLADLENATEILLRERRRLPRRDGQVVRAPGTVGSAGRAAAGALRVGNTVTAAVTNRRVLGPPDAGIVSGVGVVLVGLGAAALLWPRIVAIPAAVITGWIGVALFARGVRLWRSRRRQPPVPHPRPPDP
- a CDS encoding DUF3568 family protein, encoding MNTKRPRFSVLSALLVVPALAACGSSTATTAVGAGAAAAAAIAYNDRGATSNLDASVGDIANATTEAFTALGITLTERKTEDDGIEVQGTEGEWKYVVDIERDSGDTLSEVEVTVSKDVADYSQDRAEELLRAIMQRL
- a CDS encoding HAMP domain-containing sensor histidine kinase: MSRGPMMERPSAWRVAIAFVLTTLILLVIVPSVVQQRVTALRSQITLSEPARTLVMQWQFDLVREIAALNQLLLTGDSVQVTIYDEAFADEQRISERLGEMVQALGQDVQAQFIEARTLADQWHARVNEDVVLSADAVQQPDLLQGESQLFVQTMRSVWEVDESIRDFTAEVRLDIASAERLGLVFTVALGLLALVAAGAVIAIEMRVRRLAAVADYRRAEADAALQETERLADARTRLLRGITHDVKNPLGAAKGYAELLGMEIKGPLTDGQRPLVEGIERSVDSALSIIADLLDLARADSAVTLRREQVEVAALLREAVADHRATAVHTGHEIEAILCDEPLIAHTDPIRLRQVLDNLLSNALKYTPAPGRIEVRTRVVRDLGTERPGEWLVVEVADSGPGIPPEHRDAIFDEFTRLHDNSPIRGHGLGLPTARALARQLGGDLTIEDSVEGATFAIWIPQRDEAAPAGSRDRRRSATVG
- a CDS encoding PQQ-dependent sugar dehydrogenase; this translates as MVRNRNAAPHLAAGLALLFGCGQQLEDGASGAESAQNAPAAESQCVPLETNDPNAPDQQPAFEGQTRTCGVRSGVAFDVEVIASGLEHPWAVEPLPDGSLLVTERPGRMRVVSASGTVSEPITGLPRVDARGQGGLLDVALSPTFQQDRTIFWSYAEPREGGNGTAVARGVLSDDRSSVSQVQVIFRVEPTYDGRAHFGSRLAFGPDGTLYITTGDRSVADMRHHAQELDNHLGKVMRINADGSVPQDNPFVGREGAQPEIWSYGHRNIQALAFDPQDRLWLIEHGTRGGDELNLIRPGVNYGWPVQAYGIEYRGDPIAGSSPAPEGFTQPVYYWDPVIAPSGAQWYTGELFPRWQNSLFIGGMASARLVRLEVEGERVTGEEHLLHDRGQRIRDVRQGPDGALYIVTDEDNGELWKLVPRG
- a CDS encoding AsmA-like C-terminal region-containing protein — protein: MTRHQKIAATAAATVLLVLLLLLALPLLFGGRIEGHVRTMIARNLNADVSWQDASVSLLRGFPHATLRLERPEIVGHEPFAGDTLLAADGIGVVLDLGSVLRVVRGTGALEIRSITVDRPRARLLVLEDGTASWDILRAQEGTQETEERALALQLRSLELRDGAVVFENRQSGLHARLNGIRHDLGGDFTSERFTIDASLHADSASIEFAGMPYVSNVELELKTKLDADRSAQRITLSDAGLRLNRLVLAFGGSVAAAGDDVALDLAFQTPGTSFGDILSLVPAVYANDFAALQASGRMRVDGFVRGAYGPASFPSFALNATVDEGRFRYPDLPLPAREIGASLVITNPGGHADSTVIALERFHMVIGSDPVDASFTLRTPVSDPQLDLRAAGTLRLDDLAGTVKMPDVEQLAGVVTADVAVRARYSALDTGNFEQVDASGTVAASGVAVRTATLPHPIQVQEARLQLSPQHAELTSFRGTLGSSEVRADGRLDNLLGFVLRDQELRGRASVRSPRFDLNEWRSEQEDREVIPVPAGIDFTLDAAAEELVFGPVEYTDARGAVHIRDQRITLDGFRMNMLGGSAVASGWYETVRPDSPSFDVQLRVEEIDIPSAFASLNTVKVLAPIAEYAQGRVSADVRLNGAMGTDMMPLYEALTGLGSFETSQLVISGFPAFALLSDRLNVSALEQPALNAIASSFEIRGGRLHVQPFDVGIAGAKLHVAGSNGIDRSLDYDLQLELPRNLLGSDASPILASLGADASRLGIDLSSAQRIALGIDLGGTVNDPTIDTRLANVAESVTGGVEQALRDVATERREAAAERIDSAAAARAAQLVAEAEQRAEQVREEGRRLAEQVRSEGHARADSLEARASNPATRIAARTAAAKLRQEADESADRIMAEADARAESIVAEARRNAEAVQG